One Actinospica robiniae DSM 44927 genomic region harbors:
- a CDS encoding DUF998 domain-containing protein has product MPLVPWWVLLSSGFAPVSLIAGWVAATSLQPPSFDPLSQTISSLAAHGATDRWLMTSVFVVVGLCYIVTACGLDAVRTAARASIFVGGSASVLVAFSPEPAGGGTTAQHILASGAAFIALALWPCLSVERGPRAPWVLRPATAIMFTVLVAVLAGWFLFELRSDGVAGLAERIVTGLQAVWPVIVVVCLRRASQYARQPRRAAERQTADG; this is encoded by the coding sequence ATGCCGCTCGTTCCTTGGTGGGTGCTGTTGTCCTCGGGATTCGCCCCGGTGTCACTGATCGCCGGCTGGGTGGCCGCCACCTCGCTGCAACCGCCGAGCTTCGATCCGCTCAGCCAGACCATCAGCTCCCTTGCCGCGCACGGCGCGACCGACCGTTGGCTGATGACCTCCGTGTTCGTGGTGGTGGGCCTGTGCTACATCGTCACCGCGTGCGGGCTGGACGCGGTGCGCACGGCCGCGCGCGCAAGCATCTTCGTCGGCGGGAGCGCCTCGGTCCTGGTGGCGTTCTCCCCGGAGCCGGCGGGCGGCGGCACCACCGCCCAGCACATCCTGGCCAGCGGGGCGGCGTTCATCGCGCTCGCGCTCTGGCCGTGCCTGAGCGTCGAACGCGGCCCGCGAGCGCCCTGGGTGCTCCGGCCGGCCACGGCGATCATGTTCACCGTGTTGGTCGCGGTGCTGGCCGGATGGTTCCTGTTCGAGCTGCGCTCGGACGGCGTGGCCGGGCTGGCCGAGCGCATCGTGACGGGGCTTCAGGCCGTGTGGCCGGTGATCGTGGTCGTCTGCCTGCGGCGCGCGTCGCAGTACGCGCGCCAGCCGCGCCGGGCCGCCGAGCGTCAGACGGCCGACGGCTGA
- a CDS encoding acyltransferase family protein, whose protein sequence is MTRNRYADLLRVVAIGGVVYGHWLLVSVTYSGGRLSGVDAVDYVRWGRWVTWLFQVMPVFFLVGGYVNGQSWASRRARGEGWTPWVRGRAVRLLWPTAVYIVWALVMVAIARMAGLPHSELALAGWLSALHLWFLPVYLLLIALTPLMFAAHQRWGLAVPAWMAVGAGLVNVVARGLDVHLLGYADYLLVWGCIHQWGFAWQDRTLTTPRRRLYVLIAAGGVLLTVFVTTRTFNVDMVGSGNTNPPSIALLAFAAVQTGLVLLAEPLVSAALPSRPKLWRFLSRSNVLVMTVYLWHFVPVIIVSGAFYVTGVLPQPGVGSGQWFAWRPVWFLLLTAVFVPLVAVVMWAERPLVRLPAGVGRPGYWSPALLLIGLFAACAGLSRLAVDGFAPGGSIPTATVAAFALGLAAIVCTGRTVEDGEEATSRPDVLGGPSAAVTRQP, encoded by the coding sequence ATGACACGGAATCGATACGCGGACCTTCTGCGGGTCGTGGCCATCGGCGGCGTGGTCTACGGCCACTGGCTGCTGGTCTCGGTGACCTACAGCGGCGGCCGGCTGTCCGGCGTCGACGCGGTGGACTACGTCAGATGGGGCCGGTGGGTGACCTGGCTGTTCCAGGTCATGCCGGTCTTCTTCCTCGTCGGCGGTTATGTCAACGGCCAGTCATGGGCGTCACGGCGCGCGCGGGGCGAGGGGTGGACTCCGTGGGTGCGCGGGCGGGCCGTGCGGCTGCTGTGGCCGACGGCGGTGTACATCGTCTGGGCGCTGGTGATGGTCGCGATCGCCCGCATGGCCGGCCTCCCGCACTCCGAGCTGGCGCTGGCCGGCTGGCTCTCCGCTCTGCACCTGTGGTTCCTGCCGGTCTACCTGCTGCTGATCGCGCTCACGCCGCTCATGTTCGCGGCGCATCAGCGCTGGGGTCTGGCCGTACCCGCCTGGATGGCCGTGGGCGCCGGCCTGGTGAACGTCGTCGCGCGCGGCCTCGACGTGCACCTGCTGGGGTATGCCGATTATCTGCTGGTATGGGGATGCATCCACCAGTGGGGCTTCGCCTGGCAGGATCGCACCCTGACCACCCCGCGCCGACGCCTGTACGTGCTGATCGCGGCCGGCGGCGTGCTGCTGACCGTCTTCGTGACCACCCGGACGTTCAACGTCGACATGGTCGGTTCCGGCAACACCAACCCGCCGTCCATCGCCCTGCTCGCCTTCGCCGCGGTGCAGACCGGGCTCGTCCTGCTCGCCGAGCCGCTCGTCTCCGCCGCGCTGCCCTCCCGGCCGAAACTGTGGCGCTTCCTGTCCCGGTCGAACGTGCTGGTCATGACGGTGTACCTGTGGCACTTCGTCCCGGTGATCATCGTCTCGGGGGCCTTCTACGTCACCGGCGTGCTGCCGCAGCCGGGCGTCGGCTCCGGCCAGTGGTTCGCCTGGCGGCCGGTCTGGTTCCTCCTGCTGACGGCGGTGTTCGTGCCGCTGGTCGCGGTGGTGATGTGGGCCGAGCGGCCGCTGGTGCGCCTGCCGGCCGGGGTCGGGCGGCCCGGCTACTGGTCGCCGGCGCTTCTGCTGATCGGTCTTTTCGCCGCGTGCGCGGGCCTGTCGCGGCTGGCCGTCGACGGCTTCGCGCCCGGCGGCTCGATTCCGACCGCGACCGTGGCCGCGTTCGCCCTCGGCCTGGCCGCGATCGTGTGCACCGGCCGTACGGTTGAGGACGGCGAGGAGGCGACGTCGCGCCCTGACGTGCTCGGCGGCCCGTCCGCGGCGGTCACCCGCCAGCCGTGA
- the tpx gene encoding thiol peroxidase has protein sequence MSTVTLRGNEIEVGGSFPQPGAEAPGFSLVGKDLADVTLESFGGKRKVLNIFPSVDTGTCAASVRRFNELASKLENTVVLCISADLPFAQARFCGAEGLENVVTLSTLRHSDFLAAYGVAIASGPMTGLASRAVVVLDADNVVTHAQLVAEIADEPDYDAAVSALS, from the coding sequence ATGTCCACCGTCACGCTTCGGGGCAACGAGATCGAAGTCGGCGGGTCGTTCCCGCAGCCGGGTGCCGAGGCCCCGGGATTCTCCCTCGTCGGCAAGGACCTCGCCGACGTCACGCTGGAGTCGTTCGGCGGCAAGCGGAAGGTGCTCAACATCTTCCCGAGCGTGGACACCGGCACCTGCGCGGCCTCGGTCCGCCGGTTCAACGAGCTCGCCTCGAAGCTCGAGAACACCGTCGTGCTCTGCATCTCCGCGGACCTCCCGTTCGCCCAGGCGCGGTTCTGCGGCGCCGAAGGGCTGGAGAACGTCGTGACGCTCTCCACCCTGCGCCACTCCGACTTCCTCGCCGCCTACGGCGTGGCCATCGCCTCCGGCCCGATGACCGGCCTGGCCTCCCGTGCCGTCGTCGTCCTCGACGCGGACAACGTGGTCACCCACGCCCAGCTGGTGGCCGAGATCGCCGACGAGCCCGACTACGACGCGGCCGTCAGCGCCCTGAGCTAG
- a CDS encoding helix-turn-helix domain-containing protein, giving the protein MAEFLRNRRGRIGPDEVGLPTGLGVRRTPGLRREELAALAGVSVDYYIRIEQGREKAPSDAVLGALSQALRLSADEHAHLLGLADQAAGRTSRRPPAEPRPAGPGLLLLLDSVRPSPAYVVDEINDVLAANPEGYALMPGLDDWPPAERNTIRYTFLHPAARTLFADWDRVARNCLAQLRTAELTAPERTASLAAELSAVSSEFASLWDRHEVWIKRAGSTDFQHPVIGRLTLASEVLGPAGKSQRIMIYQAPPATPEHDALMLLSMTAVAADVTGNG; this is encoded by the coding sequence ATGGCTGAGTTCCTGCGCAACCGGCGCGGCCGGATCGGACCGGACGAGGTCGGGCTGCCCACCGGGCTGGGGGTGCGGCGCACGCCGGGTCTGCGCCGGGAGGAGCTGGCCGCCCTGGCCGGCGTGAGCGTGGACTACTACATACGCATCGAGCAGGGGCGGGAGAAGGCCCCGAGCGACGCGGTCCTGGGCGCGCTGTCGCAGGCGCTGCGGCTGAGCGCCGACGAGCACGCGCACCTGCTCGGCCTGGCCGACCAGGCCGCCGGCCGCACATCGCGCCGCCCACCCGCCGAACCGCGCCCGGCCGGTCCCGGACTCCTCCTGCTGCTGGATTCCGTCCGCCCGAGCCCGGCATACGTGGTGGACGAGATCAACGACGTGCTCGCCGCGAACCCGGAGGGCTACGCCCTGATGCCAGGCCTTGACGACTGGCCGCCCGCCGAACGCAACACGATCCGCTACACCTTCCTGCACCCCGCCGCGCGCACCCTGTTCGCCGACTGGGACCGGGTGGCCCGCAACTGCCTCGCCCAACTGCGCACCGCGGAGCTGACCGCGCCCGAGCGCACCGCCTCACTGGCCGCCGAGCTCTCCGCGGTCAGCAGCGAGTTCGCGTCCCTGTGGGACCGGCACGAGGTGTGGATCAAGCGCGCCGGGTCCACCGACTTCCAGCACCCGGTGATCGGCCGGCTCACCCTGGCCAGCGAAGTGCTCGGCCCGGCCGGAAAGAGCCAGCGCATCATGATCTACCAGGCGCCGCCCGCGACGCCGGAACACGACGCGCTGATGTTGCTGTCCATGACCGCCGTCGCCGCGGACGTCACCGGAAACGGCTGA
- a CDS encoding SDR family oxidoreductase — translation MTTQTIIIGGASGMGHALARTLVAENDDVTLVGRSADRLAAARAQLERLGTGRIDTVVADIGREQDIADLFAKVEQVDHVVVTAADSTGVYGATADLATSVARSVLDTKLLGAWLVGKHASGKVTGSITYTSGINAYRPNGSNTIMAAANGALASLVHGLAIEMAPVRVNAVSPGWVDTPIWDNLGMDKDKAFAEMARRLPARRIGTPDDIAQAFLSLMRNGFITGTVLHVDGGHQIIS, via the coding sequence ATGACTACTCAGACAATCATCATCGGCGGCGCCTCCGGCATGGGCCACGCGTTGGCCCGAACCCTGGTCGCCGAGAACGACGACGTGACCCTTGTCGGTCGCTCCGCGGACCGCCTGGCCGCCGCCCGCGCGCAGTTGGAACGGCTCGGCACCGGAAGGATCGACACCGTCGTCGCCGACATCGGGCGGGAGCAGGACATCGCCGACCTGTTCGCCAAGGTGGAGCAGGTGGACCACGTGGTCGTCACCGCGGCGGACTCGACCGGCGTCTACGGCGCGACGGCCGACCTCGCCACGTCGGTCGCCCGGTCCGTGCTGGACACGAAGCTGCTCGGCGCCTGGCTGGTCGGCAAGCACGCAAGCGGGAAGGTCACCGGCTCGATCACCTACACCTCGGGTATCAACGCCTACCGCCCCAACGGCTCGAACACGATCATGGCCGCGGCCAACGGCGCGCTCGCCTCGCTCGTCCACGGCCTGGCGATCGAGATGGCGCCGGTGCGCGTGAACGCGGTCTCGCCCGGCTGGGTGGACACCCCCATCTGGGACAACCTCGGCATGGACAAGGACAAGGCTTTCGCGGAGATGGCACGGCGGCTTCCGGCCCGGCGCATCGGGACGCCCGACGACATCGCCCAGGCGTTCCTCTCGCTGATGCGCAACGGGTTCATCACCGGCACCGTGCTGCACGTGGACGGCGGACACCAGATCATCAGCTGA
- a CDS encoding IS110 family transposase: MTSPARGTLRNKIPALRKTLEGRFTEHHAYQLRLLLANNDRLDAQIAELDAEIERRIRDLEAGGPRPPDGMGVLERLDEIPGVGRACAQAIVAEIGLDMSAFPTPGHLASWAKLTPRAIQSGSKNTHGPTGKGNRWLKGPLGQAANSAKRGQTFLGARYRRLIRHMPKKKAQTAIARNILEIAWHLINDPALRFRDLGPDWHERHLNQARATRNHQRALENLGYTVTLTRA; this comes from the coding sequence TTGACAAGCCCGGCCCGGGGCACGCTGCGCAACAAGATTCCGGCGCTGCGCAAGACCCTCGAGGGCCGCTTCACCGAACACCACGCCTACCAGCTGCGCCTGCTGCTGGCCAACAACGACCGCCTGGACGCGCAGATCGCCGAGCTCGACGCCGAGATCGAGCGCAGGATCCGGGACCTCGAGGCGGGCGGCCCCCGGCCCCCGGACGGTATGGGCGTGCTCGAACGCCTCGATGAGATCCCCGGGGTCGGGCGCGCCTGCGCGCAGGCGATCGTCGCGGAGATCGGCCTGGACATGAGCGCCTTTCCCACCCCCGGCCACCTCGCCTCCTGGGCGAAGCTGACCCCGCGCGCCATCCAGTCCGGGTCGAAGAACACCCACGGCCCGACCGGGAAAGGCAACCGGTGGCTGAAAGGACCCCTCGGACAGGCCGCCAACAGCGCCAAACGCGGCCAGACCTTCCTCGGCGCCCGCTACCGCCGGCTGATCAGACATATGCCGAAGAAGAAGGCGCAGACCGCCATCGCCCGCAACATCCTCGAGATCGCCTGGCACCTGATCAACGACCCCGCCCTACGCTTCCGCGACCTCGGACCCGACTGGCACGAACGCCACCTCAACCAGGCCCGCGCCACCCGCAACCACCAACGCGCCCTGGAAAACCTCGGCTACACCGTCACCCTCACCCGGGCATAA
- a CDS encoding IS256 family transposase gives MDQVLSVEAEEHLVEELEQVEGARRVAAILAPEAIDSLLAEAEKAGGGAQELLAAITKAVLERALQVEMADHLGYEKGDPAGVGSPNSRNGSYPKTVVTASGPVRLQVPRDRAGSFEPRIVPKRTKRLGQIDEMILSLYARGMSTRDIRDHLAEVYGAEISPALVSNVTEVVREEIAEWQNRALDAVYPILYIDAIVVKVRESGSVVNKAAHLVIGVDTDGYKQVLGIWIEQKEGSRFWLNVLTSLRNRGLKDALVVCCDGLSGLPEAIGHVWPEAIVQTCVVHLIRTSMRYVAYADRKKIAAALRPIYTAANASAAEAALEALRGTFARSAPGVISAWERSWETFIPFLDFPLELRRVIYTTNAIESMNFQLRKISKTRGHFPDDDAAIKLLYLGIRRIEGRHIDGEGRHVPAGQLRGTGTYGWKRALNDFAIRFPGKLPV, from the coding sequence ATGGACCAGGTGCTGTCGGTGGAGGCCGAGGAGCATCTGGTGGAGGAGCTCGAGCAGGTCGAGGGTGCCCGTCGGGTCGCTGCGATCCTGGCTCCGGAGGCGATCGACTCTCTGCTGGCCGAGGCCGAGAAGGCCGGGGGCGGGGCGCAGGAGCTGCTGGCTGCGATCACCAAGGCGGTGCTCGAGCGGGCGCTGCAGGTGGAGATGGCGGATCACCTCGGCTACGAGAAGGGGGATCCGGCCGGGGTCGGCTCGCCCAACTCGCGCAACGGCTCCTACCCCAAGACCGTGGTCACCGCGTCCGGGCCGGTGCGCCTGCAGGTCCCGCGTGATCGGGCCGGCTCGTTCGAGCCGCGGATCGTGCCCAAGCGCACCAAGAGACTCGGGCAGATCGACGAGATGATCCTCTCGCTCTACGCCCGGGGGATGTCCACCCGCGACATCCGCGACCACCTCGCCGAGGTCTACGGCGCCGAGATCTCCCCCGCGCTGGTCTCCAACGTGACCGAGGTGGTGCGCGAGGAGATCGCCGAATGGCAGAACCGCGCGCTCGACGCGGTGTATCCGATCCTTTACATCGACGCGATCGTGGTGAAGGTCCGCGAGTCCGGCAGCGTCGTGAACAAGGCCGCGCACCTGGTGATCGGCGTGGACACCGACGGGTACAAGCAGGTGCTCGGCATCTGGATCGAGCAGAAGGAGGGCTCCCGGTTCTGGCTCAACGTCCTGACCTCCCTGCGCAACAGGGGCCTGAAAGACGCCCTCGTCGTGTGCTGCGACGGGCTGAGCGGGCTGCCCGAGGCGATCGGGCACGTATGGCCCGAGGCGATCGTGCAGACCTGCGTGGTCCACTTGATCCGCACCTCGATGCGGTATGTCGCCTACGCCGACCGCAAGAAGATCGCCGCCGCGCTGCGCCCGATCTACACCGCCGCGAACGCCTCGGCCGCCGAGGCCGCGCTCGAAGCGCTGCGCGGCACGTTCGCCCGCAGCGCACCCGGGGTGATCTCCGCATGGGAGCGGTCCTGGGAGACGTTCATACCGTTTCTCGACTTCCCCCTCGAGCTGCGACGGGTCATCTACACGACCAACGCCATCGAGTCGATGAACTTCCAGCTCCGCAAAATCAGCAAGACCCGCGGGCACTTTCCCGACGACGACGCCGCGATCAAACTGCTCTACCTCGGCATCCGCCGCATCGAGGGCCGCCACATCGACGGCGAGGGCCGCCACGTGCCGGCCGGACAGCTACGCGGCACCGGAACCTACGGCTGGAAGCGGGCCCTGAACGACTTCGCGATCCGCTTCCCCGGCAAACTCCCGGTCTGA
- the map gene encoding type I methionyl aminopeptidase, with protein sequence MVELKTRAEIEAMRAAGQVVARALEAVRRQAAVGVSLLELDQVAHAVLDDAGASSPFLGYRPHFADIAFPAVICASVNDAALHGIPDGYRLRDGDLLSVDCGATLDGWTGDSAISFVVGTPRPKDEQLIATTEAALNAGIAAAKPGAKLGDISAAIGAVGRAAHYGICIDFGGHGVGRTMHEDPHVPNEGRPGRGLTLRPGLVLAIEPWFLAGGKDEYFIDDDGWTIRSADGSRAAHAEHTIAVTEDGPRILTAP encoded by the coding sequence ATGGTGGAACTCAAGACCCGGGCCGAGATCGAGGCGATGCGCGCGGCCGGCCAGGTCGTCGCGCGCGCCCTGGAAGCGGTGCGGCGGCAGGCCGCGGTCGGGGTCAGCCTGCTGGAACTGGATCAGGTCGCCCACGCCGTCCTCGACGACGCGGGCGCGAGCTCGCCCTTCCTCGGCTACCGCCCCCACTTCGCCGACATCGCGTTCCCGGCCGTCATCTGCGCCTCCGTCAACGACGCGGCCCTGCACGGAATCCCGGACGGCTACCGGCTGCGCGACGGCGACCTGCTCAGCGTCGACTGTGGCGCCACCCTCGACGGCTGGACCGGCGACTCCGCGATCTCGTTCGTCGTCGGCACGCCGCGCCCCAAGGACGAGCAGCTGATCGCGACCACCGAGGCAGCCCTGAACGCGGGCATCGCCGCCGCGAAGCCCGGCGCCAAGCTCGGCGACATCTCCGCCGCCATCGGCGCCGTCGGCCGCGCCGCGCACTACGGCATCTGCATCGACTTCGGCGGCCACGGCGTCGGCCGCACCATGCACGAGGACCCGCACGTACCCAACGAGGGCCGGCCCGGCCGCGGCCTGACCCTGCGCCCCGGCCTGGTGCTCGCCATCGAACCCTGGTTCCTGGCCGGCGGCAAGGACGAGTACTTTATCGACGACGACGGCTGGACCATCCGCAGCGCCGACGGTAGCCGGGCCGCGCACGCCGAGCACACCATCGCCGTCACGGAAGACGGCCCGCGGATCCTCACCGCGCCCTAG
- a CDS encoding helix-turn-helix domain-containing protein, with the protein MVRPPLSPAERARGEQLGCLLRALRGERSQAEVAEAAGIPVETLRKIESGRVPMPAFFTVAAIARALEIPLETLAGIGSEPSPDPIPAAAVSMSAH; encoded by the coding sequence ATGGTCCGACCGCCCTTGAGCCCTGCCGAACGCGCCCGCGGCGAGCAGCTCGGCTGCCTGCTGCGCGCCCTGCGCGGCGAGCGGAGCCAGGCCGAGGTGGCCGAGGCCGCCGGCATCCCGGTCGAGACCCTGCGCAAGATCGAGTCCGGCCGCGTCCCCATGCCGGCTTTCTTCACCGTCGCCGCGATCGCGCGGGCGCTGGAGATCCCGCTGGAGACGTTGGCCGGGATCGGATCGGAGCCTTCCCCCGATCCGATCCCGGCCGCCGCGGTGTCGATGTCCGCGCACTGA
- a CDS encoding ATP-binding cassette domain-containing protein — translation MTEEVNAAPGTEVLRVENIAKRFGPVTALRDVTLSVRTGEVLGLLGDNGAGKSTLIKILTGFHRPDSGKILMDGREVTLRSVAHARSLGIETVYQDLALVDELPVYLNFFLNKELTTGPFLRHGAMRRQAAEALGEIGIDIPSVGAEVRALSGGQRQAIAVARAVNTAARVLLLDEPLAAMGAREGGQILRLIDRLRQRGDLAIILIAHNYSQVMDVCDRVNLLQHGEITFDRPSAETSVTELLELVHAEYRTA, via the coding sequence ATGACGGAGGAGGTCAACGCGGCTCCCGGCACCGAGGTGCTCCGAGTCGAGAACATCGCCAAGCGCTTCGGCCCGGTGACCGCCCTGCGCGACGTCACCCTCAGCGTGCGCACCGGAGAAGTCCTCGGCCTGCTCGGGGACAACGGCGCGGGCAAGTCCACCCTGATCAAGATCCTGACCGGGTTCCATCGTCCGGACTCCGGCAAGATTCTGATGGACGGGCGGGAGGTGACGCTGCGGTCCGTGGCACATGCGCGGTCGCTGGGCATCGAGACCGTCTACCAGGACCTGGCCCTGGTCGACGAACTCCCGGTGTACCTGAACTTCTTCCTCAACAAAGAGCTCACCACCGGGCCGTTCCTGCGCCACGGCGCGATGCGGCGGCAGGCGGCCGAGGCGCTCGGCGAGATCGGCATCGACATCCCGTCGGTCGGCGCCGAGGTCAGGGCCCTGTCGGGCGGACAGCGCCAGGCCATCGCGGTGGCCCGGGCGGTCAACACCGCGGCGAGGGTGCTGCTGCTGGACGAGCCCCTGGCCGCCATGGGCGCCCGCGAGGGCGGCCAGATCCTGCGGCTGATCGACCGGCTGCGCCAGCGCGGCGACCTGGCGATCATCCTGATCGCGCACAACTACAGCCAGGTGATGGACGTGTGCGACCGGGTGAATCTGCTGCAGCACGGCGAGATCACCTTCGACCGTCCGTCCGCCGAGACGTCCGTGACCGAACTGCTCGAACTCGTGCACGCGGAGTACCGCACGGCGTGA
- a CDS encoding ABC transporter permease, with the protein MASDTELRTRPGTEPRRAAGRGFARALLRRRELSIVLVAAAAIAYFSAGSHGADFNTTANYHIIMQYLAPWAIIGAGESLLLICGEIDLSAGFAFSFIPFVYSSFYNQGLDVPLSLVLALLVALGIGLVNGVIRTMFNLSSFITTLGMGFFLEGMTYIQSNAEPTPVGASLSGGLFDVLGGWRWAELVWAVAIILIMQAMFSYTKYGIYTQAAGGNPLSAAETGIKVNRVKIATFMLTSLFAGLAGLIDQIRVGSFDPTSGGSDMMFKAVAAAVIGGTALLGGSGTVIGALFGALLLAVIQNGFTLSGVNAYAFDVVIGIAVVVAMLLNVYISRLRRKYLR; encoded by the coding sequence ATGGCATCGGATACCGAACTGCGCACACGGCCGGGTACCGAGCCGCGCCGCGCGGCAGGACGCGGGTTCGCCCGCGCCCTGCTGCGCCGTCGCGAGCTGAGCATCGTCCTGGTCGCCGCCGCGGCCATCGCCTATTTCTCGGCGGGTAGCCACGGCGCGGATTTCAACACCACCGCCAACTACCACATCATCATGCAGTACCTCGCGCCGTGGGCGATCATCGGCGCGGGCGAATCGCTGCTGCTCATCTGCGGGGAGATCGATCTCTCCGCCGGATTCGCGTTCAGCTTCATCCCGTTCGTCTACTCCTCCTTCTACAACCAGGGCCTGGACGTCCCGCTCTCCCTCGTCCTGGCCCTGCTCGTCGCACTCGGAATCGGCCTGGTCAACGGCGTGATCAGGACCATGTTCAACCTCAGCTCGTTCATCACCACCCTCGGCATGGGCTTCTTCCTCGAGGGGATGACCTACATCCAGTCCAACGCCGAACCGACCCCGGTCGGCGCCTCGCTCAGCGGCGGCCTGTTCGACGTGCTCGGCGGCTGGCGCTGGGCCGAACTGGTCTGGGCCGTCGCGATCATCCTGATCATGCAGGCGATGTTCAGCTATACCAAGTACGGCATCTACACCCAGGCCGCCGGCGGAAACCCGCTCAGCGCCGCCGAGACCGGCATCAAGGTCAACCGGGTCAAGATCGCCACATTCATGCTCACCAGCCTATTCGCCGGGCTGGCCGGCCTGATCGACCAGATCCGGGTCGGCTCCTTCGACCCGACCAGCGGCGGCTCGGACATGATGTTCAAGGCCGTGGCCGCCGCCGTCATCGGCGGGACGGCGCTGCTCGGCGGCTCCGGCACCGTGATCGGCGCGCTCTTCGGCGCGCTGCTGCTCGCCGTCATCCAGAACGGATTCACCCTCAGCGGCGTGAACGCCTACGCCTTCGACGTGGTGATCGGCATCGCGGTGGTCGTGGCCATGCTGCTCAACGTGTACATCTCCCGGCTGCGAAGGAAGTACCTGCGATGA
- a CDS encoding substrate-binding domain-containing protein, translated as MAGSITENEFPLGSGEGAVGRRSLLRTAGLGGGAALAASVLAACSSSRTSTSSSGAGDFPKTPAWKFAFINHVTTNSFFAPTQSGMKDAASLLGLAAPTWTGSENGVVSEMVSAFETAISAKADGIAIPLTDANAFIAPTKAALAAGIPVVAYNADAAGNFALTYVGQDLYQSGYQMGLKIASDVTSGDILVGISQPGSLNVQPRLDGIKAALKAQAPSVTVHTVDTGAAQADELNAMESAYQGLKSAQGVYAVDAGSTASIAQMITKYGITGKVHAGGFDLLADSITGVKSGALDFTIDQSAYLQGFLPVLYLYLYRLTGTLVFPPATDTGLTFVTSSNVGPYASADSWIEGGKSKALVNMPSSIGLPAASTVQG; from the coding sequence ATGGCTGGTTCGATCACAGAGAACGAATTCCCCCTCGGCAGCGGCGAGGGCGCGGTCGGTCGCCGCTCGCTGCTGCGCACGGCCGGGCTCGGCGGCGGCGCTGCACTGGCCGCCTCCGTGCTCGCCGCGTGCTCGAGTTCCCGCACCTCCACCAGTTCCTCCGGCGCGGGCGACTTCCCCAAGACGCCCGCCTGGAAGTTCGCCTTCATCAACCACGTCACCACCAACTCCTTCTTCGCGCCCACCCAGAGCGGGATGAAGGACGCGGCCAGCCTGCTCGGGCTGGCCGCGCCGACCTGGACCGGCTCGGAGAACGGCGTCGTCTCCGAGATGGTCAGCGCCTTCGAGACCGCGATCAGCGCGAAGGCGGACGGCATCGCCATCCCGCTCACCGACGCCAACGCGTTCATCGCGCCGACGAAGGCGGCGCTGGCCGCGGGCATCCCGGTGGTCGCCTACAACGCCGACGCCGCCGGCAACTTCGCGCTGACCTACGTCGGCCAGGACCTGTACCAATCCGGCTATCAGATGGGCCTGAAGATCGCCTCCGATGTCACCTCCGGCGACATCCTGGTCGGCATCTCCCAGCCCGGTTCGCTCAACGTCCAGCCGCGCCTCGACGGGATCAAGGCCGCGCTCAAGGCCCAGGCCCCGAGCGTGACCGTGCACACCGTCGACACCGGCGCGGCCCAGGCCGACGAGCTCAACGCCATGGAGTCGGCGTACCAGGGCCTGAAATCGGCGCAGGGCGTCTACGCGGTGGACGCCGGCTCCACGGCGTCCATCGCACAGATGATCACCAAGTACGGCATCACCGGGAAGGTGCACGCCGGCGGGTTCGACCTGCTGGCCGACTCCATCACCGGGGTGAAGTCGGGCGCGCTCGACTTCACCATCGACCAGTCCGCCTACCTGCAGGGCTTCCTGCCGGTGCTCTACCTCTACCTGTACCGGCTGACGGGCACGCTCGTGTTCCCGCCGGCCACCGACACCGGACTGACCTTCGTCACCTCCTCGAACGTCGGCCCGTACGCCAGCGCGGACAGCTGGATCGAGGGCGGCAAGAGCAAGGCGCTGGTGAACATGCCGAGCTCGATCGGGCTGCCCGCCGCGTCCACCGTGCAGGGCTAG